One stretch of Rhodospirillaceae bacterium DNA includes these proteins:
- the ligA gene encoding NAD-dependent DNA ligase LigA: MEAQFELAHLAKEIAHHRARYYQKDDPEITDAEFDALMQRNEAIEKRFPKLKLAESPTDKVGAEPAQGFAKVPHLVPMLSLDNAFAAEDVTDFVDRIRRFLGLPAGTAVPLAAEPKIDGLSANLLYEDGVFVRGATRGDGAVGEDITANLKHVAGLPHRLKDGNHPARIEIRGEVYMSKAGFLKLNAARAAAGEPVFANPRNAAAGSLRQLDSGITKTRPLQFFAYAFGAVEGLEKRPDSQHALNDQLLAWGFAVNPRRRVTDDLEETLAFYDSVQNERATLDYDIDGVVYKVDRIDWQERLGFIGRAPRWAIAHKFPAEQANTILKDITIQVGRTGVLTPVAELEPVNVGGVMVSRATLHNEDEIARKDIRVGDRVIVQRAGDVIPQIVAVLDADRKGRHHAYRFPDRCPVCGSHVVREEGEVAKRCTGGLICPAQAVERLRHFVSRMAFDIDGLGGKHIEAFFADGLIKSPADLFRLKDKRDLLLQREGWGELSVDNLLRAIEARRQISLERFIYALGIPQIGEETAKLLARHYLTFEAWRAAMVAAKDPESAAYQDFATIARVGPSIRADLIDFFDEEHNLEVVADLAGFVAVQPFVPPKTGNSKVAGKTVVFTGSLEQMTRNEAKARAESLGAKVAGSVSKKTDYLIAGSDAGSKAAKAAELGVVVLSEQEWLDLIGG; encoded by the coding sequence ATGGAAGCGCAGTTCGAACTCGCGCATCTTGCCAAGGAGATCGCGCACCACCGGGCACGCTACTACCAGAAGGACGATCCCGAGATCACGGATGCCGAATTCGACGCGCTGATGCAGCGCAATGAGGCGATCGAGAAGCGCTTTCCAAAATTGAAGCTGGCTGAATCTCCTACCGACAAGGTCGGTGCGGAACCCGCGCAGGGTTTCGCCAAGGTGCCGCATCTGGTGCCTATGCTCTCGCTCGATAACGCCTTCGCGGCCGAGGACGTCACCGATTTTGTCGACCGCATCCGCCGCTTCCTGGGCCTTCCGGCCGGGACGGCGGTACCGCTGGCGGCGGAACCCAAGATCGACGGCCTGTCCGCCAATCTCCTCTATGAAGACGGTGTGTTCGTGCGCGGCGCCACGCGTGGCGACGGTGCGGTGGGGGAGGATATCACCGCCAATCTCAAGCATGTCGCCGGCCTTCCGCACCGGCTGAAGGATGGCAATCATCCGGCCCGAATCGAGATCCGCGGCGAAGTCTACATGTCGAAAGCCGGCTTCCTGAAGCTGAATGCCGCGCGCGCTGCGGCAGGTGAGCCGGTCTTCGCCAATCCTCGCAACGCCGCCGCTGGTTCGCTGCGGCAGCTTGACTCCGGCATCACCAAGACGCGGCCGCTGCAGTTCTTCGCCTATGCCTTTGGTGCCGTCGAGGGACTGGAGAAGCGCCCGGACAGCCAGCACGCGCTCAATGACCAGTTGCTTGCCTGGGGATTTGCGGTCAATCCGCGCCGCCGTGTCACCGATGATCTCGAAGAGACGCTGGCCTTCTATGACTCCGTGCAGAATGAGCGCGCGACGCTCGATTACGATATCGATGGCGTCGTCTACAAAGTCGACCGCATCGATTGGCAGGAGCGCCTCGGTTTCATCGGCCGGGCGCCGCGCTGGGCGATCGCGCACAAATTCCCGGCGGAACAGGCCAACACCATCCTGAAGGACATCACCATCCAGGTCGGTCGCACCGGTGTGCTGACGCCGGTCGCCGAACTGGAGCCGGTCAATGTCGGCGGTGTGATGGTGTCGCGCGCCACGCTCCACAATGAAGACGAGATTGCGCGCAAGGATATCCGCGTCGGTGACCGGGTGATCGTGCAGCGCGCCGGCGATGTCATTCCGCAGATCGTCGCGGTCCTCGATGCCGACCGCAAAGGCCGCCACCATGCCTACCGCTTCCCGGACCGATGCCCGGTCTGCGGCAGTCATGTCGTGCGCGAGGAAGGCGAAGTCGCCAAGCGTTGCACCGGTGGGCTCATCTGCCCGGCGCAGGCGGTGGAGCGGTTGCGTCACTTCGTGTCGCGCATGGCCTTCGATATCGATGGACTCGGGGGCAAGCATATCGAGGCCTTCTTCGCCGACGGCCTCATCAAATCGCCGGCCGATCTCTTCCGCCTGAAAGACAAACGCGACCTGCTGTTGCAGCGCGAGGGCTGGGGTGAGTTGTCGGTTGACAATCTGCTGCGCGCGATCGAGGCGCGGCGGCAGATCTCGCTCGAACGCTTCATCTATGCGCTGGGCATCCCGCAGATCGGCGAGGAGACGGCAAAACTGCTTGCCCGCCACTATCTGACCTTCGAAGCCTGGCGCGCGGCAATGGTGGCGGCGAAGGACCCGGAAAGTGCGGCCTATCAGGATTTTGCGACGATCGCCCGGGTTGGCCCGTCGATCCGTGCCGACCTCATCGATTTCTTCGACGAGGAGCACAATCTGGAGGTGGTCGCGGACCTTGCCGGCTTCGTTGCCGTGCAGCCCTTCGTGCCACCCAAGACCGGCAACTCGAAAGTGGCGGGGAAGACGGTGGTCTTCACCGGCTCACTCGAACAGATGACGCGCAACGAAGCCAAGGCGCGCGCGGAAAGCCTGGGTGCCAAGGTGGCTGGCTCCGTATCGAAGAAGACCGACTATCTGATTGCGGGATCGGATGCCGGCTCGAAAGCTGCCAAGGCGGCGGAACTCGGGGTGGTTGTGTTGTCGGAACAGGAGTGGTTGGATCTGATCGGGGGGTAA
- the bamD gene encoding outer membrane protein assembly factor BamD: protein MAIRNGYKSNAWRNGHARVLAAVFAGYLMTACSSPEPEIPETPVEVLYNNAKDALQAGETRKAAKLFDEVERQHPYSKWATQAQLMSAYSYYLVDAYDDAIPALERFIELHPGNRSTAYAFYLRALCYYEQIEDVTRDQGNTELAQRALSDVVARFPNTPYSRDATVKLDLVRDHLAGKEMDVGRYYLKRKQYLAAINRFKVVVDKFQTTSHVPEALERMTESYVALGVFAEAQKATAVLGYNYPGSDWYQDAYNLLVSKGLTPEGDEAEPPIALVDPGAVVGAEPSPDLATPPADAPASDLAPAPDAVPVDPVTGLELPSASAPEAPVTAPTEAPALSTTSAEDLMAPESEDQPSGDQILIPLGDDAPAPQ from the coding sequence ATGGCGATTCGAAACGGTTACAAATCAAACGCTTGGCGGAATGGCCACGCCCGGGTGCTCGCGGCCGTTTTCGCCGGATACCTGATGACCGCCTGTTCCAGCCCGGAGCCCGAGATTCCGGAGACCCCGGTCGAGGTACTCTACAACAATGCCAAGGATGCGTTGCAGGCCGGCGAGACGCGCAAGGCTGCAAAGCTGTTCGACGAAGTCGAACGCCAGCACCCCTATTCGAAATGGGCGACGCAGGCCCAGCTGATGTCGGCCTATTCCTATTATCTGGTCGACGCCTATGACGATGCCATTCCGGCACTGGAGCGGTTCATCGAACTCCATCCCGGCAATCGCAGCACGGCCTATGCCTTTTACCTGCGGGCACTTTGCTATTACGAGCAGATCGAGGATGTGACGCGCGACCAGGGCAACACCGAGCTGGCGCAGCGCGCCCTCTCCGACGTGGTGGCGCGCTTTCCGAACACGCCCTATTCGCGCGACGCCACGGTCAAGCTCGATCTCGTGCGCGACCACCTTGCCGGCAAGGAGATGGATGTCGGTCGCTACTATCTGAAGCGCAAGCAGTATCTCGCCGCCATCAACCGATTCAAGGTGGTGGTCGACAAGTTCCAGACTACCAGCCATGTGCCGGAAGCGCTGGAGCGCATGACCGAATCCTATGTGGCACTGGGCGTCTTCGCCGAAGCGCAGAAGGCCACGGCCGTGCTCGGCTACAATTATCCGGGATCGGATTGGTATCAGGATGCCTACAACCTCCTGGTCAGCAAAGGCCTGACGCCGGAAGGCGATGAAGCCGAACCGCCGATCGCTCTGGTCGATCCAGGTGCTGTCGTAGGCGCCGAACCGTCGCCCGACCTCGCGACACCGCCGGCCGACGCGCCGGCCTCGGATCTGGCGCCGGCCCCGGACGCCGTGCCGGTTGATCCGGTTACCGGCCTGGAGCTGCCGAGCGCAAGCGCGCCCGAAGCACCGGTAACGGCACCGACCGAAGCCCCCGCGCTGTCGACGACTTCGGCCGAGGATCTGATGGCACCTGAATCGGAAGACCAACCGAGCGGCGACCAGATCTTGATCCCGCTGGGCGACGATGCCCCAGCACCGCAATAA
- the ftsZ gene encoding cell division protein FtsZ produces MSLNLSLPQDPFDIRPKITVIGVGGAGGNAVSNMIRSKLEGVEFMVANTDAQALQQSLCERRIQLGNTVTKGLGAGARPDIGRASAEEAVREIAEQLAGSNMAFITAGMGGGTGTGAAPVVAQIAREQGILTVGVVTKPFHFEGAHRMRLAESGIQELQQYVDTLIIIPNQNLFRIANEKTTFADAFKMADEVLYSGVRGVTDLMVMPGLINLDFADIRAVMSEMGKAMMGTGEATGENRAIAAAEAAISNPLLDEVSMKGARGVLINITGGMDMTLFEVDEAANRIRDEVDPDANIIFGSTFDQALDGKIRISVVATGIESISQVQPRPGIMGGTNLSIVARNPNPQASGLQAGGYQGDGGRSDAVASSAMTAQPVSMQSVTASAQRASGMGQPQMGHTSMMTPTMGATALQAHPARPILRDEMSALDRIAQKPAERQAERNTAGNFVAPPAMEARTQPTVSQPVVQQQQPAPQPTAPTTGLNLGVAATSEQPRFAPEPVAPQALQAAPTLQAEARKKAPTLFEKMTSRFAGQSKGGMPGRDAVPAGVQRPEPRVSRQEPQQPIQPSLNLDPTDRLSQNRQEEEMLDIPAFLRRQAN; encoded by the coding sequence ATGTCACTCAATCTTTCATTGCCCCAGGATCCGTTCGACATCCGGCCGAAGATCACCGTGATCGGTGTCGGTGGTGCGGGCGGCAATGCCGTTTCCAACATGATCCGCTCGAAGCTGGAAGGCGTCGAGTTCATGGTCGCCAATACCGATGCCCAGGCCCTGCAGCAATCCTTGTGCGAACGCCGCATCCAGCTCGGCAACACGGTCACCAAGGGCCTTGGTGCCGGCGCCCGTCCCGATATCGGTCGTGCTTCGGCGGAAGAAGCCGTGCGCGAGATCGCCGAGCAACTGGCCGGATCCAACATGGCCTTCATCACCGCCGGCATGGGCGGTGGCACGGGTACTGGTGCGGCCCCCGTCGTGGCGCAGATCGCGCGCGAGCAGGGTATCCTCACCGTTGGCGTGGTGACGAAGCCTTTCCATTTCGAAGGTGCCCACCGCATGCGTCTGGCGGAATCGGGCATCCAGGAATTGCAGCAATATGTCGATACGCTGATCATCATTCCGAACCAGAACCTGTTCCGCATCGCCAATGAAAAGACCACCTTCGCCGACGCCTTCAAGATGGCCGACGAAGTGCTCTATTCGGGTGTCCGCGGTGTTACCGACCTCATGGTCATGCCGGGCCTCATCAACCTCGACTTCGCGGATATCCGCGCCGTCATGAGCGAGATGGGCAAGGCGATGATGGGGACGGGCGAAGCCACCGGCGAAAACCGCGCGATTGCAGCCGCCGAGGCCGCCATCTCCAACCCGCTGCTCGATGAAGTCAGCATGAAGGGCGCCCGCGGCGTTCTCATCAACATCACCGGCGGCATGGACATGACGCTGTTCGAAGTCGACGAAGCCGCCAACCGCATCCGCGACGAGGTCGATCCCGATGCCAACATCATCTTCGGCTCGACCTTCGACCAGGCATTGGACGGCAAGATCCGCATCTCGGTGGTGGCGACCGGCATCGAATCGATCAGCCAGGTGCAGCCGCGTCCGGGCATCATGGGCGGGACCAACCTCTCGATCGTCGCCCGCAACCCCAACCCGCAGGCCAGTGGACTTCAGGCGGGCGGTTATCAAGGTGACGGTGGTCGCAGCGATGCAGTCGCGTCCAGCGCGATGACGGCGCAGCCGGTCAGCATGCAGTCGGTCACGGCCTCGGCGCAGCGCGCGTCCGGCATGGGCCAGCCGCAGATGGGCCACACCAGCATGATGACGCCGACCATGGGCGCTACCGCGCTGCAGGCGCATCCGGCGCGTCCGATCCTGCGCGACGAAATGTCGGCGCTGGACCGGATTGCCCAGAAGCCGGCCGAACGCCAGGCCGAACGCAACACGGCCGGCAATTTCGTCGCGCCGCCGGCGATGGAAGCCCGCACGCAGCCGACGGTGTCGCAGCCGGTCGTCCAGCAACAGCAGCCGGCCCCCCAGCCGACGGCTCCTACCACGGGATTGAACCTGGGTGTCGCCGCCACCAGCGAGCAGCCGCGCTTTGCCCCGGAGCCGGTCGCGCCGCAAGCGCTGCAGGCGGCGCCCACCCTGCAGGCGGAAGCGCGCAAGAAAGCGCCCACCCTGTTCGAAAAGATGACCAGCCGCTTTGCCGGTCAGAGCAAGGGTGGGATGCCGGGTCGCGACGCGGTGCCGGCGGGTGTGCAGCGGCCGGAGCCGCGGGTCAGCCGTCAGGAACCGCAGCAGCCGATCCAGCCCTCGCTCAACCTCGATCCCACCGACCGGCTGAGCCAGAATCGCCAGGAAGAGGAAATGCTGGATATTCCGGCCTTCCTGCGTCGCCAGGCGAATTGA
- a CDS encoding UDP-N-acetylmuramate--L-alanine ligase, with amino-acid sequence MRALPLDIGVIHFVGIGGIGMSGIAEILHNLGYKVRGSDLADSYNTKRLKDKGIPVEIGHRAENLADAAVIVISSAVKPDNPEVLAARAKLLPVVRRAEMLGELMRLKWSVAIGGTHGKTTTTSLVAALLEAGGFDPTVINGGIINNYGTNARLGAGDWMVVEADESDGTFVKLPATIAIVTNMDPEHLDHYGSVEAMNRAYEEFVKNIPFYGFAALCIDHPVVQAMIPRLADRRIITYGFSPQADIRATELEMAPSGSTFTVVVSDRFRETEREIKGMRLPMVGQHNVQNSLAAIAVANEMGVDDDTLRKGLAGFGGVKRRFTRTGEVAGVTVIDDYGHHPVEISAVLKAARQATASATAPGKVIAVMQPHRYSRLQNLFEDFCTCFNDADHVIIADVYAAGETPIEGINGAALVQGLRERGHRHVEHLVDPKDLAAMVAPLVHAGDLVVCLGAGTITTWAHALPAELKPLLEAK; translated from the coding sequence ATGCGCGCCCTACCACTCGACATCGGCGTCATCCATTTCGTCGGCATCGGCGGGATCGGTATGAGCGGCATTGCCGAGATCCTGCACAATCTCGGCTACAAGGTGCGCGGCTCGGACCTTGCCGACAGCTACAACACCAAGCGCCTCAAAGACAAAGGCATCCCGGTCGAGATCGGCCACCGGGCCGAGAATCTGGCCGACGCCGCGGTCATCGTCATTTCATCGGCCGTGAAGCCCGATAATCCGGAAGTGCTGGCGGCGCGCGCCAAGCTGCTGCCCGTGGTGCGCCGGGCGGAGATGCTGGGCGAGCTCATGCGCCTCAAATGGTCGGTTGCCATCGGTGGGACCCACGGCAAGACGACGACCACCTCGCTGGTGGCGGCCTTGCTGGAGGCCGGCGGCTTCGACCCAACAGTCATCAATGGCGGCATCATCAACAACTACGGCACCAATGCGCGCCTGGGCGCTGGCGACTGGATGGTGGTCGAGGCCGATGAGAGCGACGGCACGTTCGTCAAACTGCCGGCTACCATCGCCATTGTCACCAACATGGACCCGGAGCATCTCGATCATTACGGCTCGGTCGAGGCGATGAACCGCGCCTATGAGGAGTTCGTCAAGAACATCCCCTTCTATGGCTTTGCCGCGTTGTGTATCGACCATCCTGTGGTGCAGGCGATGATCCCGCGCCTCGCCGACCGGCGCATCATCACCTATGGCTTCTCGCCGCAGGCCGATATCCGTGCGACCGAGCTTGAAATGGCACCGTCCGGCTCGACCTTCACCGTGGTGGTGAGCGACCGCTTCCGCGAGACGGAGCGGGAGATCAAAGGCATGCGCCTGCCCATGGTCGGCCAGCACAATGTGCAGAACAGCCTCGCTGCCATCGCGGTGGCAAATGAGATGGGCGTCGACGACGACACGCTGCGCAAGGGACTTGCCGGCTTTGGTGGCGTGAAGCGCCGCTTCACCCGCACCGGCGAAGTGGCCGGCGTGACGGTCATCGACGATTACGGCCATCACCCGGTCGAGATCAGCGCCGTGCTGAAGGCGGCACGCCAGGCTACGGCGAGCGCCACCGCGCCCGGCAAGGTCATCGCCGTCATGCAGCCGCACCGCTATTCGCGCCTGCAGAACCTGTTCGAGGATTTCTGCACCTGCTTCAACGATGCCGACCACGTCATCATCGCCGATGTCTATGCCGCCGGTGAAACGCCGATCGAGGGCATCAACGGCGCGGCGCTGGTACAGGGCCTGCGCGAGCGCGGCCATCGCCATGTCGAGCATCTCGTCGACCCCAAGGATCTCGCCGCCATGGTGGCGCCGCTGGTGCATGCCGGCGATCTGGTCGTGTGCCTGGGTGCCGGCACCATCACGACCTGGGCCCATGCCCTTCCCGCTGAACTCAAACCGCTGCTCGAGGCGAAATGA
- the hemC gene encoding hydroxymethylbilane synthase, translating to MAGSQAGINQGAKPGSGALARIGTRGSPLALAQAEMVKAALAAAHPALARPDAIEIVIIKTTGDQIQDRALSEIGGKGLFTKEIEEALLADRIDLAVHSMKDVPTHLPDGLEICCLLEREDPRDVLISRRGNSIATLPQGAVIGSASLRRQAQLMALRPDLKVVNLRGNVGTRLAKLAKGDADATLLALAGLKRLGKADVATAILDMTEMLPAVAQGAIGIEIRATDRRMRDLLQPLHHKPTEIAVTAERACLAELEGSCRTPIAAYAHLTADGQLHLSALIARPDGSQVYRDVRQGTANEPERLGRDSGRHLKSLAGPDFLA from the coding sequence ATGGCCGGTTCGCAAGCAGGGATCAACCAAGGTGCTAAGCCCGGTTCGGGGGCATTGGCACGTATCGGCACACGTGGCTCGCCCTTGGCGCTGGCACAGGCGGAAATGGTGAAGGCGGCCCTGGCTGCGGCCCACCCCGCCCTCGCCCGGCCCGACGCTATCGAGATCGTCATCATCAAGACGACCGGCGACCAGATTCAGGACCGCGCTTTGTCCGAGATTGGCGGCAAGGGGCTTTTTACCAAGGAAATCGAAGAAGCCCTACTGGCCGACCGGATTGACCTTGCGGTCCATTCCATGAAGGACGTGCCGACGCATCTCCCCGACGGGCTTGAAATCTGCTGCCTCCTCGAACGCGAAGACCCGCGCGATGTGCTCATCAGCCGCCGCGGCAATTCCATCGCCACCCTGCCGCAGGGTGCCGTCATCGGCTCCGCCTCGCTCCGGCGCCAGGCGCAGTTGATGGCGCTCCGCCCCGACCTCAAGGTGGTCAACCTGCGCGGCAATGTCGGGACGAGGCTCGCCAAGCTCGCCAAGGGCGATGCCGATGCCACGCTGCTGGCACTCGCGGGACTGAAGCGTCTCGGCAAGGCCGATGTCGCCACCGCCATTCTCGATATGACGGAAATGTTGCCGGCCGTGGCCCAGGGCGCCATCGGCATCGAAATCCGCGCGACCGATCGCCGCATGCGCGACCTGTTGCAGCCCCTGCACCATAAGCCAACCGAAATCGCCGTCACCGCCGAACGCGCCTGCCTTGCCGAGCTGGAAGGCTCCTGCCGCACGCCGATCGCGGCCTATGCCCATCTCACCGCCGATGGCCAGTTGCACCTCAGCGCCCTGATCGCCAGGCCGGATGGCAGCCAGGTATATCGCGATGTGCGCCAAGGCACGGCAAATGAGCCAGAACGGCTGGGCCGCGACTCGGGGCGCCACCTGAAGTCACTAGCCGGACCGGACTTCCTGGCTTAG
- the ftsA gene encoding cell division protein FtsA gives MKKPRIAPKNGLIAAIDVGSSKICCFIARVADDGRPNVIGIGHQVSRGVRAGSIVDMEQAEMAVLSTVHAAEQMAGETIHEVVLNLSGGYPASQTVGVEVPLAGREVGEHDLERVLMHGSQINGNSERRLIHSIPVGYSIDGSKGIRDPRGMFGERLGVDMHVITAAAGAVRNLTNCVAKCHLDIKALVVSPFASGLSTLVDDEMDLGVTVIDMGAGTTSLAVFFDGHVVYTDSVPIGGGHVTNDIARGLSTPLTHAERMKTLYGNCLATPADEREIIQVPQVGEEENGLMNAIPRSILIGIIQPRLEETFELVRSRLESSGFDKVAGRRVVLTGGASQLSGVRELSALVLDKQVRMGRPLRIHGLADATNGPAFATASGLLSYALETDADALRPGKPREQASTGLIGRFGTWLKDNF, from the coding sequence ATGAAGAAGCCTCGCATCGCCCCCAAGAACGGCCTGATCGCCGCCATCGACGTCGGCAGCAGCAAGATCTGCTGCTTCATCGCGCGGGTGGCCGATGACGGAAGGCCGAACGTGATCGGCATCGGCCATCAGGTGTCGCGCGGCGTGCGGGCCGGCTCGATCGTCGACATGGAGCAGGCCGAGATGGCCGTGCTCTCGACCGTGCACGCGGCCGAGCAGATGGCGGGCGAGACGATCCACGAGGTGGTGCTCAATCTCTCGGGCGGCTACCCCGCCTCGCAGACAGTCGGCGTCGAAGTGCCCTTGGCCGGGCGCGAAGTGGGCGAGCATGATCTCGAACGCGTGCTGATGCATGGCAGCCAGATAAACGGCAATTCGGAGCGGCGCCTCATTCACTCGATCCCGGTCGGCTATTCGATCGACGGCTCGAAGGGCATCCGCGATCCGCGCGGGATGTTCGGCGAGCGACTCGGCGTCGACATGCATGTCATCACCGCCGCGGCGGGTGCCGTGCGCAACCTCACCAATTGCGTTGCAAAATGTCACCTCGATATCAAGGCACTCGTGGTATCGCCTTTCGCGTCCGGTCTCTCGACTCTGGTGGATGACGAAATGGATCTGGGGGTGACTGTCATCGACATGGGCGCCGGCACGACCTCGCTTGCCGTCTTTTTCGACGGCCATGTCGTCTATACCGATTCGGTGCCGATCGGCGGCGGCCATGTCACCAACGACATCGCCCGCGGCCTTTCCACCCCGCTCACCCATGCCGAGCGCATGAAGACGCTCTATGGCAATTGCCTGGCGACGCCGGCCGATGAGCGCGAGATCATCCAGGTGCCGCAGGTGGGCGAGGAAGAGAACGGGCTGATGAACGCCATTCCGCGCTCGATCCTCATCGGCATCATCCAGCCGCGCCTTGAGGAAACCTTCGAGCTGGTGCGCTCGCGCCTGGAGAGCTCGGGATTCGACAAGGTCGCCGGGCGCCGCGTCGTGCTGACCGGCGGCGCAAGCCAGCTTTCCGGGGTGCGCGAGCTATCCGCTCTCGTGCTCGACAAACAGGTGCGCATGGGCAGGCCCTTGCGCATTCACGGCCTCGCCGATGCGACCAACGGCCCGGCCTTTGCCACCGCGTCCGGCCTGCTTTCCTACGCCCTCGAAACCGATGCCGATGCCTTGCGCCCCGGCAAACCACGCGAACAGGCGTCGACCGGCCTCATCGGCCGGTTCGGCACCTGGCTCAAAGACAATTTCTGA
- a CDS encoding cell division protein FtsQ/DivIB, whose amino-acid sequence MRRVTAHQGAAAATMPMVGGMLRKRPISSTQRVPVRKRPKTALERHLMTVGIVLGLGMSVGGIGYWAISSGWTGYFADLAGQRFVATTADAGYALASLEVEGRKETPKEDVMLALGALKGDAILDIDLEAARQRIVDLPWVTAAAVERRLPDTLRVTLTEAEPLALWQKKGTFYLVSRTGDVLAVKDVARFGKLPVIVGDAAPQKAGELFTMLALEPSLQQRVTAAVLVGNRRWNLRLDNGVDVKLPELAAEAAWARFASLERQHRLLDKDISVIDLRQDDKLIVRQAHPAVAEDAEGAKKKSDQTAPAGKAAPEEQPILTPAATPLSTSVDKNNAT is encoded by the coding sequence ATGCGACGCGTAACCGCGCATCAGGGTGCGGCGGCCGCCACCATGCCGATGGTGGGCGGCATGTTACGTAAGCGCCCGATCAGCAGCACGCAGCGTGTGCCCGTGCGCAAGCGCCCGAAGACGGCGCTGGAGCGGCACCTGATGACGGTCGGCATCGTGCTCGGTCTCGGCATGTCGGTGGGCGGCATCGGCTATTGGGCCATCAGCAGCGGCTGGACCGGCTATTTCGCCGACCTCGCCGGCCAGCGCTTTGTCGCAACCACCGCCGATGCGGGTTATGCGCTGGCATCGCTGGAAGTCGAAGGCCGCAAGGAAACGCCCAAGGAAGACGTCATGCTGGCTTTGGGCGCGCTCAAGGGCGACGCCATTCTCGACATCGATCTTGAAGCGGCGCGCCAGCGCATCGTTGATCTTCCCTGGGTGACGGCGGCCGCGGTGGAACGGCGCCTGCCAGATACTCTCCGTGTCACGCTGACCGAGGCTGAGCCCTTGGCGCTGTGGCAGAAGAAGGGCACCTTCTATCTTGTCAGCCGCACCGGCGACGTGCTCGCGGTGAAGGATGTGGCGCGCTTCGGCAAGCTGCCCGTCATCGTCGGCGACGCCGCTCCGCAGAAGGCCGGCGAGCTTTTTACCATGCTGGCGCTGGAACCCAGCCTCCAGCAGCGCGTGACGGCTGCTGTCCTGGTCGGTAATCGCCGCTGGAACCTGCGCCTTGACAATGGTGTCGATGTGAAGCTGCCGGAATTGGCGGCAGAGGCTGCCTGGGCGCGTTTTGCGAGCCTCGAACGGCAGCACCGGCTGCTCGACAAGGATATCAGCGTCATCGACCTGCGGCAGGACGATAAATTGATCGTGCGCCAGGCACATCCGGCGGTGGCCGAGGATGCCGAGGGTGCCAAGAAGAAATCCGATCAGACGGCGCCGGCTGGCAAGGCGGCGCCTGAAGAACAACCCATCCTCACCCCGGCGGCAACGCCCTTGTCGACATCGGTCGACAAGAACAACGCAACCTGA
- the murB gene encoding UDP-N-acetylmuramate dehydrogenase: MRPAMTRQPSLLERLPAVRGRLSEGASLANVTWFRVGGPAEVLFKPADVTDLQAFLAGCPADVAVTVLGVGSNLLVRDGGIPGVVIRLGRAFAEIRTEGTHVYTGAAALDLNVALAARGAGIAGLEFLSGIPGTIGGACRMNAGAYGSDLSQVLAAATAVDRKGNLHRLDKAGMGFTYRHSNVADDWIFCGAELIGHAGDPAIIQQRLNEIQAAREESQPVRARTGGSTFVNPVGGKAWELVDKAGCRGLMLGGAMVSEKHCNFLINTGNATAADIEALGEMVRRRVKETSGVDLAWEIKRIGVPADSSLAIAPKSEA; the protein is encoded by the coding sequence ATGAGGCCGGCCATGACCAGACAGCCAAGCCTGCTCGAACGACTGCCCGCTGTGCGCGGTCGCTTAAGCGAGGGCGCGAGCCTGGCCAATGTCACCTGGTTCCGCGTCGGCGGTCCGGCCGAAGTGCTGTTCAAGCCGGCCGATGTTACCGATCTGCAGGCCTTCCTCGCCGGTTGCCCGGCCGATGTCGCGGTCACCGTGCTGGGTGTCGGCTCCAACCTGTTGGTGCGCGACGGTGGCATCCCCGGCGTCGTCATCCGGCTGGGTCGCGCCTTCGCCGAGATCCGCACCGAAGGCACGCATGTCTATACCGGCGCCGCGGCGCTCGATCTCAATGTGGCGCTGGCGGCGCGGGGTGCCGGCATCGCCGGCCTTGAATTCCTGTCCGGCATTCCGGGCACGATCGGCGGTGCCTGCCGCATGAATGCCGGTGCCTATGGCAGCGATCTGTCGCAGGTACTGGCGGCGGCAACGGCGGTCGATCGCAAGGGCAACCTGCACCGTCTCGACAAGGCCGGCATGGGCTTTACCTATCGCCACAGCAACGTTGCCGATGACTGGATTTTCTGCGGCGCCGAGCTGATCGGCCATGCCGGCGATCCCGCCATCATCCAGCAGCGGCTCAACGAAATCCAGGCCGCGCGCGAAGAGAGCCAGCCCGTGCGGGCCCGCACGGGTGGCAGCACCTTTGTCAATCCCGTGGGCGGCAAAGCCTGGGAACTGGTCGACAAGGCCGGCTGCCGCGGCCTGATGCTGGGCGGTGCCATGGTGTCGGAGAAGCATTGCAACTTCCTGATCAACACGGGCAATGCCACCGCTGCCGATATCGAGGCGCTGGGCGAGATGGTGCGGCGCCGCGTCAAGGAAACGAGCGGCGTGGATCTGGCCTGGGAAATCAAGCGCATCGGTGTGCCGGCGGACAGTTCGCTCGCCATCGCCCCGAAATCTGAAGCTTAA